A portion of the Staphylococcus felis genome contains these proteins:
- the thiW gene encoding energy coupling factor transporter S component ThiW, giving the protein MNRRKLTLTALFIAFNVVLSTVIIIPFGPVKAAPVQHFINVLSIVLLGPWFGLAQAFLSSFIRVMFGTGSIFAFPGSMIGVLVGSLFYYVNRHLFVAAIGEVVGTGIIGSLVCIPIAWLLQLNDFLIKPLMTVFIVSSFIGATVSYLLLILLKKRGIIDRINSKTK; this is encoded by the coding sequence ATGAATAGACGTAAATTAACATTGACGGCTTTATTTATTGCGTTTAACGTTGTTTTAAGTACGGTTATTATCATTCCTTTTGGACCCGTCAAAGCGGCGCCAGTTCAACATTTTATCAATGTTTTAAGTATTGTATTATTAGGACCGTGGTTCGGACTTGCTCAGGCTTTTTTATCCTCATTCATTCGCGTGATGTTCGGAACAGGATCAATATTTGCATTTCCAGGGAGCATGATTGGCGTATTAGTCGGGAGCTTGTTCTATTATGTCAACAGACATTTATTTGTTGCGGCAATCGGTGAAGTTGTTGGTACAGGTATCATTGGGAGTTTGGTATGTATCCCTATCGCTTGGTTATTACAACTGAATGATTTTTTAATCAAGCCGTTAATGACCGTATTTATCGTTTCAAGTTTTATAGGTGCTACAGTAAGCTATTTGTTACTTATTTTGCTCAAAAAGCGTGGCATCATTGATAGAATCAATTCAAAAACAAAGTGA